The Nitrospira sp. genome includes the window TGGAGCAAAAGATCCGATATGAGAGGCACGGAGCGGATGTGTCTCGCTCCTCTCTCTTGCTTCCTTGCCCTGGGAGGACAGGAGTGAATTGACGACGCCGGGACGCGGAGAGTCTTCTGATGAAACGAGTGATACTGACCGAATTGTTGCCGGGAATGGTCCTCGCGAAGCCGATCACCAACTCAGCCGGATTACCTGTGGTTGCTGAAGGGGCTATCCTGGATGAGGTGATGATCGCACGGTTCAAGAAGCTGGACCTCCCATCCGTTTTTATTGAGGGCGAGGCTGGCTCGGCCGGGGGCAAAACGCTGGCGGAGCTGGAAGTCGAGCTGGAGCATCGATTTCGACACGTATGCCAGGATCCGCTTCAACAGACCATTCTCTCGGCTCTGCGTGAGCATCTTCACAGTACTCATGGAACCGCCGATCTCGAGAAAGGGGCGCCTGCGTCATGAGTCCATCAGCGGCGACCGACTTTCGAAACCGCATTGAGCAACTTGGGGACTTGCCGACTTTGCCGCACGTGGTGCAAAAGCTCGCCTCCATGATCGGACGGCCGAACGTGTCCGCAGAAGAGATCGGCTCCTTGATCGAGAAAGATCAGGTCCTCGCGGCAAAGGTGTTGCGACTAGCCAATTCACCCTTTTACGGATTCCCATCACGCATCGCGTCGGTCCCCCACGCCGTCGTCGTGTTGGGACTCAACGTGGTCAAAGGGTTGACCCTCTGCGCGACTGCGCACGACATCATGAAAGATGCCGGACTTGGTCAGCTCTGGCGGCATTCATTGGGTGTCGCGATTACCGCGCAACTCCTGGGTAAACGGTTGGAAATGAAAAATGTCGAAGAAGTCTTTGTCGCGGGATTGCTTCATGACATCGGCAAAGTCATTCTGTATGTGAAATGGCCGGATGTGGGGAAAAAGATTAGGGCCGCCAATCCATCCGGCGATCGCCCGATGATGCACGTCGAACAGGATCTGTACGAGGTCTCTCACGCCGATGTCGGCGGCTGGCTGGCCAACGCATGGCACCTGCCGGCCACGCTCCGAGAACCGATTCTCTTCCACCACCAACCGGGAGCGGCACAGGATGCCCAGCTGCAAACAGCCGTCGTGCACGTCGCGGATGTACTTGTCAAAGGCATGGCCTGCGGAAACCCCGGCGACGAATGGGTTCCGCCCCTCTCCAGGCAGGCCTGGGATTTGGTTGGGCTCGATCCGGAATCGCTGGCAGGGTGCGTCTCCAGAGCCTCAGAAGAATTCCTTGCGATCGACGACTATCTATGACGAAGTCTACTGCCGCCCAGCGCGTCCTGATTCTTCACAACGATCCTGGCGAAATTGCCATCCTTTCCGGCCTCCTCACGAAAGCCGGCTTTCAGGTGGTTGGCGGAGATCTGACTACCATCGCGTTGCACGAGCTTGTCCACAATCCCCCCCATGTCATCCTGGCAGCTGAAGGAACGAGCGGCCGGTCGGTAGAATCTCTCACCAGGCATCTGAAGAACGATCCCTTTCTCGGACGACTGCCGTTGATCGTGCTGATTCGCGACATCCGCCTCAATGATGTCGACTGGGGCAGCGTCGACGTCGATGACTATATCTGCCTCCCCTATCGCCCGGACGAAATCGTCCATCGGGTGCGCCTCTGCTTGAGCCGGCTGACCCGGTCACTGGACGCCAATCCGCTCACCCGGCTTCCCGGCAACACCAGCATCCTGTTCGAAACGACCGCCCGCATTGAGAGCGGGAATCCCTTCGCATTGGCGTACCTTGATGTCGACAATTTCAAGTCGTTCAATGACCGGTATGGATACGGCCGTGGTGATGAGGTGCTGGTAGTGGCCTGTCGCATTCTCACGACGGTCGTCGGTGAGCTCGCCGGAGTAGAAGGGTTCGTCGGCCATGTGGGCGGTGATGACTTTGTCTTTATGAGCCACCCCGATCATATCGACGCGATTTGCGAAACCGTGATTAAACGGTTTGACCTGGTGATTCCTGATTTTTACGATCGCGACGACCGGCTGCAAGGCTACATCGATTCCGTCGACCGGAAAGGGAATCACGAACAATTTCCCATGATGAGCTTATCGATTGCGGTCGTGACGAACAGCCACCGCGCGATCGATCATCCCGGCGATGTCAGCAAGATTGCCTCCGAGCTGAAAAAGCTCGCGAAAGCCCACAAGGGAAGCGTGTTTGTAAAGGACCAGCGTGGAGCCGAACCC containing:
- a CDS encoding HDOD domain-containing protein, with product MSPSAATDFRNRIEQLGDLPTLPHVVQKLASMIGRPNVSAEEIGSLIEKDQVLAAKVLRLANSPFYGFPSRIASVPHAVVVLGLNVVKGLTLCATAHDIMKDAGLGQLWRHSLGVAITAQLLGKRLEMKNVEEVFVAGLLHDIGKVILYVKWPDVGKKIRAANPSGDRPMMHVEQDLYEVSHADVGGWLANAWHLPATLREPILFHHQPGAAQDAQLQTAVVHVADVLVKGMACGNPGDEWVPPLSRQAWDLVGLDPESLAGCVSRASEEFLAIDDYL
- a CDS encoding diguanylate cyclase, which translates into the protein MTKSTAAQRVLILHNDPGEIAILSGLLTKAGFQVVGGDLTTIALHELVHNPPHVILAAEGTSGRSVESLTRHLKNDPFLGRLPLIVLIRDIRLNDVDWGSVDVDDYICLPYRPDEIVHRVRLCLSRLTRSLDANPLTRLPGNTSILFETTARIESGNPFALAYLDVDNFKSFNDRYGYGRGDEVLVVACRILTTVVGELAGVEGFVGHVGGDDFVFMSHPDHIDAICETVIKRFDLVIPDFYDRDDRLQGYIDSVDRKGNHEQFPMMSLSIAVVTNSHRAIDHPGDVSKIASELKKLAKAHKGSVFVKDQRGAEPNAKDEAA